Below is a window of Arthrobacter sp. SLBN-112 DNA.
GGAAGCCTGCGAACTCTTCAACAAACTCTTCGCTGACTACGCTGCGGTTTCCCCCACCGACGCAAAAGGCTATGAGGACGTCTACCTGAAGGCCCAGGACGCCAAGGGCACCGTTTCCGGGGACCTCGAGGGGCTTTTCGCCTCGCTCAGCCTGCTTGCGATCGACCACTCGGCCGCCGCTGAATCCGGCAGCACGCCTGCCCAGGAGTCCAAGGACGCCGTGCGGGACGCCGTCTTCGCGAACTCGGGGACCTGCACTGCGGAAGGTGTCACGCTGCGCCTGTAGGACGGCCGGCGGACAGCGCGAAAACAGTGCTTGCAATCCGGCCCGATGTGGGGTAGACATGTAGGTTGTTTTGCCGTATCGTAGATATTTGCGTCTTCCCTGTTTACCTTCAGCCTTCATATAGCGGTGGGCTTTGCCTGGCAGCTGGCAATCAACGTGCCGTGACAACGTCACAGCATCGTCAGCACGGGTCCCGGGTCATATAGCGGAACCGGATGGTAGCGCTGCGGAGTCACTTTCGCAGGGTGCACAGCGGGGGAGATCTGAAAACGCCTGAAGGTCTGTGGAAGGATCCCTCTTGGTCGCCTCGAGCACCTCTAATAACGAAACCGCTAACACCGCCGACAGCACTGATGGTGCCACTCGCCGGCTCTCATTCGCAAAGATTCACGAACCTCTTGACGTTCCGAATCTGCTTGCCCTGCAGACAGACAGCTTCGATTGGCTGGTCGGCAATGAGCGCTGGCAGGCACGCGTGGCAAAGGCTGTCGAAGAAAACGATCTCAGCGTCGCCACCACGTCCGGCCTGTCGGACATCTTCGAAGAGATCTCCCCGATCGAGGACTTCCAGGGCACCATGTCCTTGAGCTTCTCCGATCCGGAGTTCGCTGACCCCAAATACACCATGGCCGAGTGCAAGGACCGGGACGCAACGTACTCGGCTCCGTTGTACGTCAAGGCCGAGTTCATGAACAACAACACGGGCGAAATCAAGCAGCAGACCGTGTTCATGGGCGATTTCCCGCTGATGACCGAGAAGGGCACCTTCGTGGTCAACGGCACCGAGCGTGTCGTCGTCTCCCAGCTGGTCCGTTCACCGGGCGCCTACTTCGAGCGCGCCGCTGACAAGACCAGCGACAAGGACATCTTCACCGCCAAGATCATCCCGTCCCGCGGTGCTTGGTTCGAGCTCGAGATCGACAAGCGCGACCAGGTCGGTGTCCGCCTCGACCGCAAGCGCAAGCAGTCCGTCACGGTCCTGCTCAAGGCCCTCGGCTGGACCGAAGGCCAGATCCTCGAAGAGTTCGGCCAGTACGACTCCATGCGGGCAACCCTGGAGAAGGACGCCACCGAGACCCGCGAAGACGCCCTGCTGGACATCTACCGCAAGCTTCGTCCGGGCGAGCCGCCCACCGTCGAGGCTGCCCAGTCCCTGCTGGACAACCTGTACTTCAACTCCAAGCGCTACGATCTGGCCAAGGTTGGCCGCTACAAGATCAACCGCAAGCTCGGCATCGACCGCTCCCTTGGCGACAAGGAAGCCTCGGTCCTGCACGTTGAAGACATCGTTGCCATGATCAAGTTCCTCGTCGCGCTGCACGCTGGCGAGAAAACCATCAAGGGCACCCGCGATGGCCAGGAAGTGGACCTGCGCGTCGAAATCGACGACATCGACCACTTCGGCAACCGCCGCATCCGCGCCGTCGGCGAGCTCATCGAGAACCAGGTCCGCACCGGCCTGTCCCGCATGGAGCGCGTCGTCCGCGAGCGTATGACCACCCAGGACGTCGAGGCCATCACGCCGCAGACCCTGATCAACATCCGCCCCGTGGTTGCAGCCATCAAGGAGTTCTTCGGAACGTCCCAGCTGTCGCAGTTCATGGACCAGAACAACCCGCTCTCGGGCCTGACCCACAAGCGCCGCCTGTCCGCGCTTGGCCCGGGTGGTCTGTCCCGTGACCGCGCCGGCATGGAAGTCCGTGACGTTCACCCGTCCCACTACGGACGTATGTGCCCCATCGAAACTCCTGAAGGCCCGAACATCGGCCTGATCGGTTCGCTGGCATCCTACGGCCGCATCAACCCGTTCGGTTTCATCGAGACCCCGTACCGGCTGGTCAAGGACGGCGTCGTGTCCGACGACGTCCAGTACCTGACGGCCGACGACGAGGCCGAGGTGCTGATCGCACAGGCCAACGCGCCGCTGGATGAGAACAACAAGTTCGCCGAGGACACCGTGCTGGTCCGTGCCCGTGGTGGTGGAGGCGAGCCCGTCCTGGTTCCGGCCGAGGACGTCGAGTTCATGGACGTTTCCCCGCGCCAGATGGTGTCCGTGGCAACCGCCCTGATCCCGTTCCTGGAGCACGACGACGCCAACCGCGCACTCATGGGTGCCAACATGCAGCGCCAGGCCGTTCCGCTGGTCCGTTCCGAGGCTCCGTTCGTGGGCACCGGCATGGAGCGCGCCGCCGCCGTCGATGCCGGTGACGTTGTCATCGCCAAGAAGGCCGGTGTGGTCACCGAGGTTTCCGCCGAGCTCGTCATCATGCTCAACGACGACGGCACCGAGACCAACTACCGCATCAACAAGTTCGCCCGCTCCAACCAGGGCAACTGCTACAACCACCGCGTCCTGGTGAACGAAGGCCAGCGCCTTGAGGTCGGCGGCATCATCGCCGACGGTCCGGCAACGGACCAGGGTGAACTCGCACTCGGCAAGAACCTGCTCGTGGCATTCATGTCATGGGAAGGCCACAACTTCGAGGACGCCATCATCCTCTCGCAGCGCATCGTTGCCGAGGACGTCCTTTCCTCCATCCACATCGAGGAGCACGAGATCGATGCCCGCGACACCAAGCTTGGTGCCGAGGAAATCACCCGTGACATCCCCAACGTGTCCGAGGAAGTCCTGGCCGGCCTGGACGAGCGCGGCATCATCCACATCGGTGCCGAGGTTGAAGCAGGTGACATCCTGGTCGGAAAGGTCACCCCGAAGGGTGAAACCGAGCTGACCCCGGAAGAGCGCCTGCTGCGCGCCATCTTCGGTGAGAAGTCCCGCGAAGTGCGCGACACCTCCCTGAAGGTGCCGCACGGCGAGTCCGGCACCGTCATCGGCGTTCGCGTCTTCGACCGCGACAACGACGACGAGCTGCCCCCGGGCGTGAACCAGCTGGTGCGCGTCTACGTGGCTGCCAAGCGCAAGATCACCGACGGCGACAAGCTCGCCGGCCGCCACGGCAACAAGGGTGTCATCTCCAAGATCCTCCCCGTCGAGGACATGCCCTTCCTTGCCGACGGTACCCCCGTTGACATCGTCCTGAACCCGCTGGGTGTTCCGGGCCGTATGAACGTGGGCCAGGTGCTCGAAACGCACCTCGGCTGGGTTGCCAAGACCGGTTGGAAGATCGAAGGCGAGCCCGAATGGGTCAAGCAGCTGCCGAACCTGCCGCGCGAGAGTGGTCCCACCACTGTTGCGACGCCGGTGTTCGACGGTGCCCGCGAAGAGGAAATCACGGGCCTGCTGGACTCCACCAACGTGACCCGCGACGGTGACCGCCTGATCAACTCCTCCGGCAAGACCCGCCTGTTTGACGGCCGCTCCGGTGAGCCGTTCCCGGATCCGATCTCGGTCGGCTACATGTACATCCTGAAGCTCCACCACCTGGTGGACGACAAGATCCACGCGCGCTCCACCGGCCCGTACTCCATGATCACGCAGCAGCCGCTGGGTGGTAAGGCACAGTTCGGCGGCCAGCGCTTCGGTGAAATGGAAGTGTGGGCGCTCGAGGCTTACGGCGCTGCCTACACGCTCCAGGAACTCCTCACGATCAAGTCGGATGATATCCACGGTCGTGTGAAGGTCTACGAAGCGATCGTCAAGGGCGAGAACATCCCCGAGCCGGGCGTTCCCGAATCCTTCAAGGTCTTGATCAAGGAAATGCAGTCGCTGTGCCTGAACGTGGAAGTTCTTTCCACGGACGGAACCACAATTGAAATGCGTGACTCTGATGACGCAGTCTTCACGGCTGCGGAAGAACTGGGCATCGATCTGTCTCGTGCAGAGCCCAGCTCCGTAGAAGAGGTCTAGCAGGAGGTTTACGACGGCGGGTGACCACCCGCCGTCGTATGCCCCCTCCCTCATCCCGCACCAAGACTTCAGAATTTAGAGAACAAGAGAGAACAGGGACCATATGTCCAGCGAATCCTCCTTCGGCCTCATGCAGATCGGCCTCGCCACCGCGGAAGACATCCGCGGCTGGTCGTACGGCGAGGTTAAGAAGCCGGAAACCATCAACTACCGCACGCTCAAACCCGAGAAGGACGGACTCTTCTGCGAGAAGATCTTCGGCCCGTCCCGGGACTGGGAATGCTACTGCGGCAAGTACAAGCGCGTGCGCTTCAAGGGCATCATCTGTGAGCGCTGTGGCGTTGAAGTCACCCGCGCCAAGGTCCGCCGTGAGCGCATGGGCCACATCGAGCTGGCCGCCCCGGTCACGCACATCTGGTACTTCAAGGGTGTTCCGTCCCGCCTGGGCTACCTCCTTGACCTGGCCCCGAAGGACCTCGAAAAGGTCATCTACTTCGCTGCCTACATGATCACCAGCGTCGACGAGGCTGCCCGCCACGAGGAACTGCCCAACCTGCAGGTTGAGCACGACATCGAGAAGAAGCAGCTGATCGACAACCGCGACGCCGACATCGCCGCGATCGCCCGCGACCTCGAAGGCGAAATCGCACGCCTCGAGGGCGAAGGCGCCAAGGCAGCCGACAAGAAGAAGGCCCGCGACTCCGCCGACCGCCAGATGGCCAACGTGCGCAAGCGTGCCGACGCCGACATCGAGCGCCTCGAGCAGGTCTGGGACCGCTTCAAGAACCTCAAGGTCGCCGACCTCGAAGGTGACGAGGGCCTGTACCGCGAACTGCGCGACCGCTACGGCATGTACTTCGAAGGCTCCATGGGTGCCGAAGCCATCAAGAAGCGCCTTGAGAACTTCGACATGCAGGCCGAGTCCGACCTGCTGCGCGACATCATTGCCAACGGCAAGGGCCAGCGCAAGACTCGGGCCCTCAAGCGCCTGAAGGTGGTCAACGCGTTCCTGACCACCAACAACAGCCCGCTCGGCATGGTGCTCGACGCCGTCCCGGTGATCCCGCCGGAACTGCGCCCGATGGTCCAGCTGGACGGTGGCCGCTTCGCGACCTCCGACCTGAACGACCTTTACCGCCGCGTGATCAACCGCAACAACCGCCTCAAGCGCCTGCTTGACCTGGGCGCTCCGGAGATCATCGTCAACAACGAGAAGCGCATGCTTCAGGAAGCTGTTGACAGCCTCTTCGACAACGGCCGTCGCGGCCGTCCGGTCACCGGACCGGGCAACCGTCCGCTTAAGTCCCTGAGCGACATGCTCAAGGGCAAGCAGGGCCGTTTCCGCCAGAACCTCCTCGGCAAGCGCGTCGACTACTCCGGCCGTTCGGTCATCGTCGTCGGCCCGCAGCTGAAGCTGCACCAGTGCGGCCTGCCCAAGCAGATGGCGCTGGAGCTCTTCAAGCCGTTCGTGATGAAGCGCCTGGTTGACCTCAACCACGCCCAGAACATCAAGTCGGCCAAGCGGA
It encodes the following:
- the rpoB gene encoding DNA-directed RNA polymerase subunit beta, with translation MVASSTSNNETANTADSTDGATRRLSFAKIHEPLDVPNLLALQTDSFDWLVGNERWQARVAKAVEENDLSVATTSGLSDIFEEISPIEDFQGTMSLSFSDPEFADPKYTMAECKDRDATYSAPLYVKAEFMNNNTGEIKQQTVFMGDFPLMTEKGTFVVNGTERVVVSQLVRSPGAYFERAADKTSDKDIFTAKIIPSRGAWFELEIDKRDQVGVRLDRKRKQSVTVLLKALGWTEGQILEEFGQYDSMRATLEKDATETREDALLDIYRKLRPGEPPTVEAAQSLLDNLYFNSKRYDLAKVGRYKINRKLGIDRSLGDKEASVLHVEDIVAMIKFLVALHAGEKTIKGTRDGQEVDLRVEIDDIDHFGNRRIRAVGELIENQVRTGLSRMERVVRERMTTQDVEAITPQTLINIRPVVAAIKEFFGTSQLSQFMDQNNPLSGLTHKRRLSALGPGGLSRDRAGMEVRDVHPSHYGRMCPIETPEGPNIGLIGSLASYGRINPFGFIETPYRLVKDGVVSDDVQYLTADDEAEVLIAQANAPLDENNKFAEDTVLVRARGGGGEPVLVPAEDVEFMDVSPRQMVSVATALIPFLEHDDANRALMGANMQRQAVPLVRSEAPFVGTGMERAAAVDAGDVVIAKKAGVVTEVSAELVIMLNDDGTETNYRINKFARSNQGNCYNHRVLVNEGQRLEVGGIIADGPATDQGELALGKNLLVAFMSWEGHNFEDAIILSQRIVAEDVLSSIHIEEHEIDARDTKLGAEEITRDIPNVSEEVLAGLDERGIIHIGAEVEAGDILVGKVTPKGETELTPEERLLRAIFGEKSREVRDTSLKVPHGESGTVIGVRVFDRDNDDELPPGVNQLVRVYVAAKRKITDGDKLAGRHGNKGVISKILPVEDMPFLADGTPVDIVLNPLGVPGRMNVGQVLETHLGWVAKTGWKIEGEPEWVKQLPNLPRESGPTTVATPVFDGAREEEITGLLDSTNVTRDGDRLINSSGKTRLFDGRSGEPFPDPISVGYMYILKLHHLVDDKIHARSTGPYSMITQQPLGGKAQFGGQRFGEMEVWALEAYGAAYTLQELLTIKSDDIHGRVKVYEAIVKGENIPEPGVPESFKVLIKEMQSLCLNVEVLSTDGTTIEMRDSDDAVFTAAEELGIDLSRAEPSSVEEV